CGAAGCGCAAGGTCGCCCGGCAGGACCACGTCCTCTCGCTGCAGCGCGATGATGAGGACACCCTGCGCGGTCCAGGGGCCAATCCCGGGGACCGCGGTGAGCTCCGCGATGAACTGCTCGTCTGGCAGCCTGTGCAGCTCGTCCGCGTTCAGACGACCGTCCGACAACCGCTCGGCGAGGTCGCGGAGGGTGCCGATCTTCCGCCACGAGAGACCGGCTTGACGGAGCGAGCCGGGCTCGACTGCCAGCAGCTCTGTAGGCGAGGGGAGATGATCGCCAAAGAGAGCCTGGATGCGCGCGAGGGTCCGGCGGGTGGCTGCGACGGATAGCTGCTGGCCGGCGACCTGGAACAGCAGGGAACCGAAGAGGTCCATCGGCGGAAGCTGCGCCATCCACGCCCGCGGGTCGAAGTCCGGCCGCTCGTCGATGAGCCGCGCCAACACTGGGTCACCGTCGCGAAGGCGGGAACGCGCTTGCTCGAGCCACGAGGCGTGGCTCGAATCTTCCCGTCGTGAGCTCGCTCCTGTCGCGAGGGCATCCTGAAGCTTGGCGACGCTGGATTCCCGGAATTCGGGGGAGGTCTTGTGACTCGTCATCGACTACCGCGCCGCCACGGCCGACGCCGCGTCTCGGATGAGACCGGCCACCGCCTCCGGTTGTGAGACGTAGACGGCATGACTGCCCCGGACCTCGACCACTGTTGAGCGGGCGCGCTCGGACATGGCGCGCTGGGTCGGCGGTGGGATCATCCGATCTTCGGTCGTCAGTAGGTACCAACTCGGCTTGGTCTGCCAGGCGGGCGCCGTTATCTGCCCGCCCAATGCGTCCACGCCCCAGGGGACCTGCGAGTCCGCCATGAACGCGGCCTCCTCGTTGGACACGTCACCGGCGAATGACGCGTGGAACTTCTCGCGGTCGAGGAGCAGGAAGCCGTCCCTGGGCGGCAGGATCGGTGGCATCGGCGAGCCGGGGGGCAGGTCGGCGAGAATAGTGTTCACCGACTCGCCCTTGTCCGGTGCGAATGCCGCGACGTAGACGAGAGCGGCCACGTTCGGGTGGGTTCCTGCCTCGGTCATGACTGCACCGCCGTAGGAGTGGGCGACGAGCACGACGGGGCCGTCTTGCGCGTCGAGGACCCATCGAGTCGCGGCCACGTCTCCCTCGAGCGACAGGGTGGGATTTTGCACCACCGTCACGGCGTAACCGTCCCGGGTGAGCAGGTCGTGAACCGCCCGCCAGCCGGACCCATCTACGAAGCCGCCGTGGACGAGAACGACGTTCAGCGCTGCTGAGCTTGAATTCATGACCATCTCCCATTGGCTCGTCAGGACGCTTGTTCATCCTGCGCCTCCCCGTCCTCTCCGCCAAGGGGTCAATCACAAGACCTCTGCAAGTCCACAACGATCAGCCGGAGCGGAGTAGTGGCCGAGCCGGGGCCTGTCCGGACTCAATTCCAACGCAGCGCTGCACGTGTCTGCCAGTAGGTAACCGGATCCTCTCGGATGGCATCGAGCTGCTCGATCATCTCCGGATTCGGCTCGAGGGCGAGCGCCGCCAGGTTGCTCTGGAGCTGGACCACAGTAGTGGCACCGCTGAGAACCACATCCGCCCACGGTTGGGCCAGCGCAGCAGCGAGAGCGAGTGTGTCCGGCGTGCCTCCGAGACTGCGTGCGCCCTCTCGAAGCGCGTCGACCGAGCCCGGTGCGGCGAGTCTGCCGTTGGCCAGGGCCTCCTTGACGATCACGCCTACTCCGGCGGCATGTGCCGCGGCGAGGGCCGACTCCGCCGCCCGCTCTAGCAGGTTCCACGTGGCTTGCACGGTGTCGAAGCCGCCGAGCTCGAGCGCCCGGCGGATCGTCTCGGACTGTCGAGGCCCGGTCACGGTGAAGCCGATGGCCAACCCGCTCGCCCGTTGCCGGGCGAGCTCCTCGAGCACGCGGGGATCGTCCAACACGCCGCTGTCGAGGGTGGCGGAGTGGATCTGGTAGAGCCGAAGTCTGGGCCCCAACAGGCCCTTGGTCTCGGCGAGCTGGCGCCGAAGATGAGTGGCCGACAGGTCTTTGACCTCGTGCACGGGGGCGTCGATGCGCCAGCCCGCGGTGTACGTGTAGCCCCACTTCGACCCGACGGTGACCTCACTCGGGCCCAGGCCGCGTTGCTCGAGCCAGGAGGCCAGGAAGGCCTCGGCCTTGCCGTAGGAACGGGCGGCGTCGAAGTAGCGCACACCTCCGGCGTAGGCGGCGTCCAGGACGGTGTGCGCCACATGCTCCATCGACTCCACGTCGGTACGATCGCCGAGGTCCGACCCGTGCCCGAGGTTGATGTACCCAGGCCGGCCCAGGGCAGCGAGGCCCAGTCCGATCCGGCTCGCCACTAGGCCTGTGGTGCCGAGTGTGGTGAACACGGTCGGCCGATATCAGGTGCCGAACGGCCGCGTCTCGGTCCAGTTCACCATCAGCCGGCGCTCGGCGAACAACCACTCGCCGTCCTGCTTGACCAGCTCGTCGAGGTAGCGGATGGACGCGATCATCATCGTGCGTTGCCCATCCTCGCCGACCGAGATGTGATGGGCCATGCAGTAGCTCTCGCCTGAGGCCCGGTCCCCGTCAAGCGAGATGGTGCTCTGCCCGTTGAAATGCATGATGGCGACGTAGCGGTTGAGGTCGTCGAACACCGGGGCCAGCGAGTCGCGTCCGCGCAGCTCCTGGGTCGGTTTCACCGCAGCTGGGTCGTAATACACGAGGAAGCGGGTATCGGCGGTGAAAAGGGCCATCTGGCCCTTGGCGTCGCGCCGGTCCGCGCAATGGGCGTAGGCGTCGATCAGCTCGCGGATGGCCAGCCGGTCGGCGGCTTCGGGGGGCGAGAGAGTGGCGTGGGATGTCATGACCAGTCCCTTTTGATTGTATTTTACAGGTGTATCTGCTTAGTCTCGAGCGCCGATGGCGTCCAGCTCGTCGATGGCGTCGGCCGGCAGTGCCAGGTCGACGGCCACGATGTTGTCCCGTAGGTGCGCACGGGACGACGTGCCGGGGATGACGGCCATCGTGCTCGACCGCTGCAACAGCCAGGCCAGCGCGACCTGCTGCGGTGCCGCTCCGAGGCCATTCGCGACCGAGCTCAGGACGTCAGACTGCAGCGGGTTGAACCCGCCGAGGGGGAAGAACGGCACGAAGGCGATGTGGTCGCGGGCAGCCCGGTCGACCAGGTCCTCGTCCTGGCGGTTGGCGAGGTTGTACAGGTTCTGGATGGCGACGACAGGCGCAATACGCTGCGCCTCGGTCAATTCGCCCGACGAGACGTTGCTGATGCCAAGGTGCTTGATGAGGCCCTTCTGCTGCAGCTCGGCCAGCGCGCTGAAAGGGGCTTCGATGGATTGCGGGGTCGGGGCTTCGGCGCCGGCGAGGCGCAGATTCACCAGGTCGAGGGTGTCGACGCCGAGGTGGTGGAGATTGTCCTGGACCTGAGCCTGGAGGTCGGCGGGGTCGAGCGACTGGACCGGGGCGCCGTCGTCGGGCCGGCGCCAACCGACCTTTGTCGCCACCGTGATCCCGTTGTACGGGTGGAGCGCCTCCCGGATGAGCCGGTTGGTGATGACAGGGCCGTAGTAGTCGGCCGTGTCGATATGAGTGATTCCGGAGTCTGCTGCCTCACGCAGCACGGCGAGGGCCTCGGCGCGGTCGCGAGGCTCGCCGAAGGCGTTGGGGCCGGCCAACTGCATGGCGCCGTAGCCCATGCGAGTGATGGTCAGGTCGTCGGCGACAGTCAGAGTCTCGAGGGTGCGGTTCTCGGGCATGGATGCCCTTTCACGAGTTCCCAGGTCACGCCATGGTTACATGCTGGGCCGACAAAGGTGGCAACATGAGAATTCAGGATCCTTCGTCGGTGACCAACACGACTTTCATGTCGCCCCGCCGAGGCCGGGCTCAGCGGGTAGGTTCAGTGTCCAGGCCAGAAGGGGGATCTAGACACGTGCTGCTCGGCCGGCGAAGCGAGTCCGATGTACTCGACCGGCTGCTGTCGGGCGCGCGCGGCCGTCACGGCGGAGCGATCGTGGTACGGGGAGAACCTGGCATCGGCAAGACGGCCCTGATAGAGCAGGCGATCACGTCCGCCGAAGGCTTCCAGGTCCTTCGCACCGGCGGCAACGAGGCGGAGATGGAGCTCGCCTATGCGGCGTTGCAGCAACTCTGCGCCCCGGGCCTCGAGAGGCTGGAGCGGCTCCCGGGGCCTCAGCGGGACGCTTTGGGTGTCGTATTTGGACTAGCCACAGGGGACCCGCCGGATCGGTTGCTGGTGGCGCTGGCCGTGCTGACTCTGCTGTCCGAGATCGCCGCTGAGGGGCCGCTGCTCTGCGTCGTCGACGACGCACAATGGCTTGATCGAGCGTCCGCCCAGGCACTTGCCTTCGTGGCTCGTCGCCTGGCGACCGAGCCCATGGCGTTCGTGTTTGGAGCGCGAGGTCTCACCGATGAGGTGCGCGGGCTTCCGGAGCTGGTCGTGGAGGGCCTGGCCGACGACGATGCCCGGGCATTGTTGGGCTCAGTCCTGCCCCAGCGGCTGGATGAGCCGGTGCTGGACCGGATCGTCGCCGAGACGCACGGCAATCCGCTGGCGCTGCTCGAGCTGCCACGGGGGTTGACCCCCGCTCAACTGGCCGGCGGGTTCGGCCTGCCGATGTCGGTCCCGCTGGCCGGGCGCATCGAGGAGAGCTTTCGACGTCGTCTGGTCAGGCTCCCATCACCGGCGCGGCGCCTCCTGCTGGTAGCGGCTGCCGAACCGACGGGGGATGCGGAGCTGGTGTGGCGGGCCGCTGAGCTGGTCGGCATCGCCGACGGAGCGGCGGACGCCGTCGAGGCCGAGGGCCTGCTGGAGCTCAACGCTGGGATGGTGTTCCGTCACCCGCTGGTCCGCTCGGCCGCCTACGGTGCCGCATCTGCCCAAGAACGGCGGCAGGCGCACCAGGCGCTGGCCGAGGCCACCGATCCTGTCGTCGACCCGGATCGCCGGGCCTGGCACCGGGCCCAGGCGACCTCGCGCCCCGACGAGGACGTCGCTGCGGATCTGGAGCGCTCGGCCGGGCGAGCCCAGGGCCGGGGAGGTTTCGCCGCCGCCGCTGCCTTCATGGAACGGTCGACCGAATTGACGGTCGACCCGGCGCGGCGGGCTGGGCGGGCGCTCGTCGCCGCCGAGGCCAAGCGCCAAGCCGGGGCGCTGGATGCCGCCCTCGGCCTTGCCGCCGTGGCTGAGCGAGGATCCCTGGACGACTCCCAGCGTGCGCAGCTCGAGCTACTACGAGCCCAGATCTCGTTCGCGTCCGACCGGGGGAGCGACGCTCCGGCCCTCCTGCTGAAAGCGGCCCAGCGCCTCGAGCGCCTCGACGTGAGGCGGGCGCGCGAGACGTATCTCGACGCACTGACTGCGGCGCTCTTCGCGGGCCGGCTGGCCAGAGGGGCCAGTGCGCGCGAGGTGGCGCGGGCGGCGCGCTCAGCACCGAGGCCGCCGGGATCTCCGCGTGCCTCTGACCTTCTGCTCGACGGTCTGGCGCTTCTGATCACCGAGGGGTACGCGACCGGCATCCCGGTCCTGCAGCAGGCGCTGAGCGCATTCCAGAGCGAGGATGTGGGCACCGAGGAGCGCTTGCGCTGGTCGTGGCTGGCCGGCCAGATCGCCTTGTGCATCTGGGACTACGACAGTTGCGACGTGCTCACGGCTCGCCAGATCCAAGTCGCGCGCGATGCCGGTGCGCTCACGGTGCTGCCCCTCACCTTGAGCACCCGCGGAGGCGTGCATCTGTTCGCTGGGGAGCTGGCGGTGGCGGCCTCACTGGTCGTGCAGGTGGAGGCGATGGCTGACGCAACCGACAACCGCACTGTGCCCTACGCAGAAGTTGCAGTCGCCGCCTTCCGCGGCCGTGAGGACGACGCCCGCCAGCTGATCGAGGCCAGCACCAAGGATTCCATCGCCAGGGGGGAGGGGAGCGGGCTCAGCCTGGCG
This genomic stretch from Acidimicrobiales bacterium harbors:
- a CDS encoding alpha/beta hydrolase, yielding MNSSSAALNVVLVHGGFVDGSGWRAVHDLLTRDGYAVTVVQNPTLSLEGDVAATRWVLDAQDGPVVLVAHSYGGAVMTEAGTHPNVAALVYVAAFAPDKGESVNTILADLPPGSPMPPILPPRDGFLLLDREKFHASFAGDVSNEEAAFMADSQVPWGVDALGGQITAPAWQTKPSWYLLTTEDRMIPPPTQRAMSERARSTVVEVRGSHAVYVSQPEAVAGLIRDAASAVAAR
- a CDS encoding aldo/keto reductase encodes the protein MFTTLGTTGLVASRIGLGLAALGRPGYINLGHGSDLGDRTDVESMEHVAHTVLDAAYAGGVRYFDAARSYGKAEAFLASWLEQRGLGPSEVTVGSKWGYTYTAGWRIDAPVHEVKDLSATHLRRQLAETKGLLGPRLRLYQIHSATLDSGVLDDPRVLEELARQRASGLAIGFTVTGPRQSETIRRALELGGFDTVQATWNLLERAAESALAAAHAAGVGVIVKEALANGRLAAPGSVDALREGARSLGGTPDTLALAAALAQPWADVVLSGATTVVQLQSNLAALALEPNPEMIEQLDAIREDPVTYWQTRAALRWN
- a CDS encoding nuclear transport factor 2 family protein produces the protein MTSHATLSPPEAADRLAIRELIDAYAHCADRRDAKGQMALFTADTRFLVYYDPAAVKPTQELRGRDSLAPVFDDLNRYVAIMHFNGQSTISLDGDRASGESYCMAHHISVGEDGQRTMMIASIRYLDELVKQDGEWLFAERRLMVNWTETRPFGT
- a CDS encoding oxidoreductase gives rise to the protein MPENRTLETLTVADDLTITRMGYGAMQLAGPNAFGEPRDRAEALAVLREAADSGITHIDTADYYGPVITNRLIREALHPYNGITVATKVGWRRPDDGAPVQSLDPADLQAQVQDNLHHLGVDTLDLVNLRLAGAEAPTPQSIEAPFSALAELQQKGLIKHLGISNVSSGELTEAQRIAPVVAIQNLYNLANRQDEDLVDRAARDHIAFVPFFPLGGFNPLQSDVLSSVANGLGAAPQQVALAWLLQRSSTMAVIPGTSSRAHLRDNIVAVDLALPADAIDELDAIGARD
- a CDS encoding LuxR C-terminal-related transcriptional regulator; its protein translation is MLLGRRSESDVLDRLLSGARGRHGGAIVVRGEPGIGKTALIEQAITSAEGFQVLRTGGNEAEMELAYAALQQLCAPGLERLERLPGPQRDALGVVFGLATGDPPDRLLVALAVLTLLSEIAAEGPLLCVVDDAQWLDRASAQALAFVARRLATEPMAFVFGARGLTDEVRGLPELVVEGLADDDARALLGSVLPQRLDEPVLDRIVAETHGNPLALLELPRGLTPAQLAGGFGLPMSVPLAGRIEESFRRRLVRLPSPARRLLLVAAAEPTGDAELVWRAAELVGIADGAADAVEAEGLLELNAGMVFRHPLVRSAAYGAASAQERRQAHQALAEATDPVVDPDRRAWHRAQATSRPDEDVAADLERSAGRAQGRGGFAAAAAFMERSTELTVDPARRAGRALVAAEAKRQAGALDAALGLAAVAERGSLDDSQRAQLELLRAQISFASDRGSDAPALLLKAAQRLERLDVRRARETYLDALTAALFAGRLARGASAREVARAARSAPRPPGSPRASDLLLDGLALLITEGYATGIPVLQQALSAFQSEDVGTEERLRWSWLAGQIALCIWDYDSCDVLTARQIQVARDAGALTVLPLTLSTRGGVHLFAGELAVAASLVVQVEAMADATDNRTVPYAEVAVAAFRGREDDARQLIEASTKDSIARGEGSGLSLARWATAVLCNSLTRYEDAFVAAEEALEDPEEVFFSVWARAELVEAASRVGKGVEAASALERLGEITAASGTDWARAVEARSRALLSHGGESEKLYREAIDLLEPTALRLDLARTQLLYGEWLRRERRPRDAREQLRAAEELFSEFGMDGFAERARVELRATGERARKRTVETSSDLTPQEAQISHLVAQGATNQEIAAQLFISPSTVEYHLRKVFSKLEVKSRTQLAQRVLKSTSRQSQRT